The sequence TCAACTGGATCAACCCGCGGTACATCGTACGTTAGTGGCGGACCATCATACTCGACTGCGATCGAGTAATCAAGCTGCTCCTCATCCGGCAACGGAGCGCCAGCCGGCAACATCTTCCTCAGAACTTCCCCCCACACCTTCTCTTCATCCGGTTCAGAGTTGGCCATGGCAGTTTGCGTTTTCGGTTTCCGTTTGGTTACCGAGAAAATTCAAAAGCGAGAAAATATCagcgaggaagaagaaagagcgaGTCAAGAGAGCATATTTGTTTTGGTGATACATGGTGGATTGGTGGTGATAGTCTCTCGGATTATTGAGGAGTTGGCAGAATAAAAGTAAACGGAGAGAGTAACGGAAAACGTCAGTCCGGGGGGGCGGCTTTTTGCCGTTAGATTTGACGTCACGGTTGGTGACGAATGTATGCGGAGAAGGAGTCGTCTGTTTAAGCGGAGCAGGTAACAAAGCAACATTGGGGTTCAGTGGCAACCGCTGGCAGTTTTCCACCATTTCACCGTCCAATCTGttttttgaatttaaaaaaCAGCATGAATCCCGCATGTTGACATATATCAGACGGTGAGACACAAAACTGCAGGGATTACTTACAATTTTACCCCGAACTGATATTGACAATTAGGTTTAAAGGCCCCTATAGTAGAATTTACTGTAACTTTAATCACAGATGTTCAGTCTATTTAACAATATGGAGTTCacaattgttttttattttggtaaACAAATTGTAGGAATATGGAGTTCacaattgttttttattttggtaaACAAATTGTAGGTCTATGATGATAGCTACGTAACTTCTACTACATCGCCCTTATCCGAAATAATTTGGCCTTTAATTTTGGTAAACAAATTGTAAATCTGTGATTATCGCTACGTAACTTCTACTACATCACCCTCATCCAAAACAATTACAATAGAGCCTTTGGCCCATAGAAGTGGCTAGCTACACCTCTTGTTTTTGACAATATTTATTCACCACCAAGCCAGCCTCTTGGATTTGCTTTGAAAGCTATACCTTGAATGTGCATTTCACTTCAAATGTTTGACAAGAGTAAAATTTTGTTATCAAGTCATTTATCGGTACACTAAGTTTGACCTTTGACCCCAATTTTGCGTTcacaatatttatttatatgggGCTGGTTGGTAACTTGGTATGGATAAATACATGCACAAAATGTCAACGAAAGGAAATTATAAAGATATAAATCCCTGACTTATGCATGCGAGTCTTGTGAATCCCACACACACGTGAATTTTGACCACATGAAATAACACATTAACACCAcacattttcacatttttgagtaaCCGATATCGACTCCTTACAAGTTCTCCCTTTCGATATCCGATATGGCCCTAAACTCTTACCGacacacaaaaatttctcacctgacgacAGAGTAAGCCTCCCAGAGATATTCACCAACTAGACTATTATCACCCAAAGTGATTCCCACATATTTCATGCATTATCACCACAAAGTGACACTCAATCCTCTCTGCTGCCAAGAAATCATACAGATCATCTACAGCAGTAGTGTTCAAAgttcaatgaaaagaaaattctgATGCATACAAATTCTGAAGAATAGTTTATTCGTCAGAGTGCATAAGTTCATGCCAGCATAACAAACCAGAACTTTATCAATAACATTCGACTTCCTTGAGCTAAAAGtgttaattaatataataatcaTACATTCTCAAGGGTTGGAAATAAGCAATCGGTTGCAGACATTATAAGGAAGAATGGGAAACTATAGTGTTATGATTCTATTGGTGTATTTGGGGTAAATCTTTCAGTAGAAAGAAATGTTATACAACACCTTCCGACGGTGCTTGTTCTCAAAATTAGTCACAATCTCATCAATTGAATCCTCCCATGATTCAGCTGCTTCAACCTGTGAACGTAACCCACCCATCAAATGCTCTTATCAGTATTTATGCATTGAATACTAATTTCTATTTGTTAAATACAGCAGAGTACCTACCTCCTGGCAGAGCTCTAAGGCAAGACGAGCACCTACAGCTGCCTCCTCATGGTTATCTTTCACCTCCAAGTTGATTATCAACACACTTTTCATAAGGGCGTGATCTCGAATAAAGAGGTCTGCACAATTTTATGCAACAGTTGAGTAAGATAACGAAAAAGAACTATCCAGTATACAAACAGTCCTTATCAGTCAGTACAAATTACTGGATATACGTTATAACCACCAGAGTTTTCATCACAAAGATGAAAAAACTCTTTATTTGTAGTCTTTCTAATTTCATCACAGTTTTTCAAGTTGCAGGAAGTTACTCCCTTTTGTGCTCTCTGACATTCCTTTTATACTGAATTCCAtccttgttttcctttttcttttgttttttcgaaTGGAAAAGGTAATATTGTTGAGGGAAAAAAATACTTCTGTACCAGAAATTTCCTCATAAAATATGGCTTTTGTAGCAAAGCtccttcaaattgaacaaaagtgTACATCCATgcattttggaagaaaaaatcgAACTCAAGCGGCTTCGAAGTTTTTAGTCAGATATAAATCAAGCAATAggagtttaaattttaaaggaTGAGAAGAATAAAGGTTCAGTTAATAACGGAACCCATAATATGAAGACAGCAGGGTGGCAGTTAGTCACTGAGTCCCCTCCCTCCAGTAACCAGGTCCTCAACCGGCCAGAATAGGGTGCTAAGAAGAAACTatgggagaaagaaaaggaaaaaggaagtgCAAGAAAACACTACTCTTCAAAAACTGTGGTATGGAGCAGTCACTCAACTCTCAAGACTTAAACCTCACATCCAACTGCCTGCCATTAGGCCCAACACAAATGAGTAACAACTATCTCAAGTGACACTTCAACAAGACATAATGTTAAACCTGAAACTTCAAAGATTCAACGATGGTTCTAACAGAATAGGGTTCTTCAAGGAGAaattttgaaatcaaatttcaaaagaaGTGGCTAGAACAAGACTTGAACCTGCGATCATAATCTTGCAGCTCACTCCTCTACAATCAACATCTCCATCGCAATCATCTCAGCCACTAGTAACAACTATCTCAACCCCACTCTTAAACATAACTGAACAAATGTAGGCCTATCTTTCAAAACAGAAACTCCTTGTCTGAAAATGATCCTAAAAGCTTTAATAGGAAAACAATACTTAATCTTCAACTGTAAATTACTAGGCTAGAAATGACACATTGGTACCCTTTatcgaagaacaagaagaagaaaagaagacaaCCACATAGAAAAGGCTTGGATAAAGACAACAGAAAATAATGAAGCACGTCATGAACAAGAAAAGATGTCGAAGAAACATGTCAGAAAATAAACAACCTCATGCAGGTAATGGTAATGGATCTCAGAGCTCTAACTCATGGATATGCATTTAGGGCAAAACAATGAGATGTCAAAGGATATTTTTGTGATATGCTCATATGCATATAAGACTCAAAACTTTGAGAGCTTACAAAACACATACTAGACATTATAATGGGCTAACAGATTCCATTTATACAGAGTCAAGATCGAGGGATCTAAATCAGAGCTCTGAACTGCCCAGGACAGGATAGCAAACCAACAATTATGCTCATAATTAATTCAGTTTGAGCCCGCATGAACCAAAAGGGAGTCCCAATAAGATGGTAAGACCTGAAAGTGCTAGAAATTCGAAGAAGAAAGGACAGTGAAACCAACGGCGACAACAGAGGGATCAGATAATCATTCCATCAAATATACTACAATCACCAGAGTTAGCATTGATGAcatcaaaaagagaaaagaaagataaaggAAAAGGGGGCATGTCAACCTTCAATGACCATGTCATAAACCTTCTCTTCAAATGCTAATACCACATCAAAGGAACCATCAGCAACATTATCTTGCCAACGTTGTGGTGCTGATTTGACTCCTATATTCCTCTTCAGCATTGGCAATATGCCATTACGCTTGTAACTGAAATTTCGTTAAGGTTTCACTTTTACTCGTATTACAAACACATTTAAAAATTGCAAAGCAAGTGCATTAACGCAATTCAAATTATTTACCCACAAGTACCAGGGAACAAGTACAGCAAAAGATAGACAACACATTTTGAAGTACTCCATTTAAAAACTCATTCCATATCATAATAAAGGGTCAAAAtgtcaaattatttttaaagaaTACAACACCAATAGTACACCGTCCCACATTATCTGTAACATACCATAATTGGGAATGGGGTTTTCACCTTATAATGGAAGATTTGTCTGCTGAGGCtggatttaataaaattaacaaTATTTCGGGTGAATACAGGGCTTGGGCAAACCAAACAGCTATCTTCTcattcaataatcaatattaCTATGCAGTAAGTAAAAGGGAAACCTTATATAGGGGAGCAACAAAATGAATTCAATTTCTGTCAATCGAATCAGTTGCTAAAGTTTGCAATTCAtagaaaatttgaaattgaatgCTCAAATATTATAAAACTTACCAAGTAGAAGGGGGAACTTTACAGTTTTATATCACAAAATGACGAAGAGAGAATTGAGAAAATTATTTCTATTACTGAACCAGTAAGCTTTACCACATGTTCTGTTTGGTTTCCTGGAATTTGGAGAAGCAGAGAAAACAATATTCGCATATACTTAACGAAAATTTAAAAGTATAGAATTAGAAAGAGAGGATACAGTTCGGGATCTTTGCGCCTGAGATCATCGAACATCTGCTTGTACGGGGTACCAAAATCGTAGACATTAGGTTCTCTGATGGAAGGTCCAGGGAGCTTGACGTGAGATCCGGTGCCGTAGGAAGATACGTCGAAGCCCTGCCTCTTAAACAGGGAGTGAGCCTCCATACTCCGATTCTGGTTCGACGAACACACCATTGCGTACCTGTACTTCATGATGCTCCGTCCGTCGGACTATTGGATTTGGATCCTAACTCACACGAAGAGAGGGAACGAGACTGACAATTAAGACTGAGGAAACTCGTGCAGTTGAAACTTTTCACAGGATCGAAGGAAGTAGAAAGGATTTTATTTTCACGAGAATCTCTGGTTATGTGAGTGATAGAGATTAGAGACCAGTATGGAGGGAAATCGGGGTAGGTTTTCCGTTTGGCCAACAGAGGGTGTTTACCATATTAAAGAAAGTTTAGGGGTATATGAGgttattttaaaatttgaaggGGACTAGGCTCATATTGTCAATGGTTTAGGGGGggccggggggggggggtgcgACTTGCGAGTTTTTATTACCGTGTTGAAGCCAGGATCAGACGTTTCGTGCTGGCCCGGCCCAGCACCTAATAATGGGTTAGGGTTTCCGGCCCACAAGGCCTGGCACGGCACGTTTGGGGCAGCCCGCTTAGTcccattttaaaatttaatggaTTCAAACCTTTACAATAAGTCAATAACCCGTTTtgcatcaatttttatttttaaaaaaatgccaGACCTGTTGGGCCAGGCCCTTGGGCCCTAAGAGTGCAGAACCATCAGATTTGACGAGATGGGCCGGCTCGGCCATGAAGGGTTTGGACCACCTGTGGGCCGTGCCACCCAACCCACTTTACGACTctataacatatatagataatttcagttACTAACGATCACGTTTTCTTTGAAGACAACATCCCATAATGACTCCGCAGCTAAGCGTGCTTCTGCTAAAGTACTATAGGGATGGGTGATTTTCTAAAAATACAAAGTCGTACGGGCCCGATGTATTCACATAAACCGGACAAAcaaaaatggacaatattattgatgtataTTAGGCTGGAAATTATAATATTCTAGCCACAATAACAAAAAAGATATGGGCATTTTGTCAATAACTTAAGAGAGCATATGAGTTAAAAACGAAAAAATCGTCTCTCACAAAAGAAAACCTTCTGAAAAACTTTGGGAGAGTCATCCTCTTCCCTCCCCTGCCTCTCCTATCccctcttctcctcctctcccaaacccttttttccctttctttctttctcctcttctcccATAGGTTAGATATGCTCTCTACCTagatttgtttgattttgttatgttttttgcttttgaataAGGATTTTATAGGTTTctcttttttgaattttgatctccTCTATATGTCGCGGATCTTCGATCATTGGCGTTTCCGGTGTACTCCGGCGACATATATTCAGATTTTTATATCTAAGGGAGTTTTGGCCTCTCTTGTAGATCCAAGTTACAATTTgtgtgtatatttttttttaatgtttagtTTTTGTTACTCGACGTAGGCTGGTGGAGTCAGACTCGTTCAACAATTGTTCACGAGGTGTCTGGTGTAATACGGTGTTGTCTATCAATGTTTGGCGATGTTcgttttagtgtttgtgttttcttaatttattctttttttagtCTTATAGGTTGTATTTCATTTTATGGTGACTCCGAGTGTTTACAAAGAGAGCATATAAGTTCCAAGCACATCACCACTCAAATTATCcacaatttgataaaaaaaaaagcaaaattattttcttttaaacagCGTCATTAACAAATTTACCAATGACATTGTTTGAAACATTAAATTGGTGAATAATTATTTTGTAATGACaaacaaatatttaatttaattaaaaaaatattttgattaaaaaCTCTTGAGAATCCACTGCCACAAGAATAGTAGTCCACTCAGAGATTGACGCGTAGACAAGCTCCAATTCCGTTTCAATTTTTTAGGAGAAAAAAAGGAATTTTCTATTACCACCACAATCCACATGTGTAGTCGTGGCTCGAACAAGAAGGTAAGACCTCCACCTCCACTTGTGGGTCCCACATATGACCTTCCTAGAGATTTCTCTCGAACCTCATTTTTTTGTCCTCTTCCCCAGCattatcaaaatcaaaagaTCTTCAGACCAACAATCCTCAAATTACCAAAACAACCCCCAACAGATGCGTAGGAAAATGGTATCCCCGTAAATTACAGAGACATCAAGGggtattttaatattttcagaCAAGTAGCACGTTCGATATAATACGATCGCCGACTATTGACCATTACAACAACCACCCTGTGAACACCTCCCTCGCCATACCTGTTCGCTTCTTATTGTGTGTATA is a genomic window of Tripterygium wilfordii isolate XIE 37 chromosome 16, ASM1340144v1, whole genome shotgun sequence containing:
- the LOC119980489 gene encoding RNA polymerase II subunit A C-terminal domain phosphatase SSU72-like, whose protein sequence is MKYRYAMVCSSNQNRSMEAHSLFKRQGFDVSSYGTGSHVKLPGPSIREPNVYDFGTPYKQMFDDLRRKDPELYKRNGILPMLKRNIGVKSAPQRWQDNVADGSFDVVLAFEEKVYDMVIEDLFIRDHALMKSVLIINLEVKDNHEEAAVGARLALELCQEVEAAESWEDSIDEIVTNFENKHRRKVLYNISFY